In the genome of Longimicrobium sp., one region contains:
- a CDS encoding zinc dependent phospholipase C family protein — MPKPGSHITIVQRLALSENAPPGSKKTLRALLGNPDPGAQVSAEESRRARYANLGAVGPDMFYFMGDINPEIQQLQNFLVQFHSITGCVGEFVDAIGADIDAVKKEVPCGELVDQIIAPVKEHVSLLLGTLGNLALVVGKEASSFNPYSVFELKRQKDQPPTTWFWADYLHYVRSGRFVAALLARARTDPKYKDRPGLYAYALGYLTHYVTDTVGHPYVNQVVQAPYRLYWQRHALVENFIDAYVWDQWHAPQAGELKKDMPLDKIEAKPHGDVGKGAPFTFSRLHRLVKVGTVSGPDPLDQLVEGFCDVLGQGAQALGMTALFPQLAKHLAEDEAKDADFKLWTELLKDSLNDCYGSIPRPKGLVNPQNPSGIPRPDDIASAYATMRFFLRLATQVSVREPEFPNIAGDVQKTLEKIYDAVEEELKKIPDPPVGSPGGKPSLKNLLKSLRKMLEWLVEAATRVVKAALRALEELCKGAGVIAADVVKAALYIPAKAVWALYQALREVLVLSAYAEPFTGDLFAQLGSSNAVFFWASLGNEPRPETVDTDNTGAGIKPGPVQEFVDGKGKVPQAELFSDYEPSVPPIELWNVREPPTVKWIAPYRHGDLPDAFIGDIDAKLDGKDDMFSPGGPVPHDKTQLTYDPASEHRRNFGGALENCVKAIGLVEKILATPGLTTQQAAEKLRAVLPDYNLDGDRGYAWPCWQVDKGTTLHPTKNLDKPRKVRPFEETL; from the coding sequence ATGCCAAAGCCGGGAAGCCACATCACCATCGTCCAGCGCCTCGCCCTCAGTGAAAACGCCCCTCCCGGCAGCAAGAAGACGCTCCGGGCTCTCCTTGGAAACCCCGACCCCGGCGCCCAAGTCTCCGCCGAAGAGAGCCGCCGGGCCCGCTACGCCAACCTGGGCGCCGTCGGGCCGGACATGTTCTACTTCATGGGCGACATCAACCCCGAGATCCAGCAGCTCCAGAACTTCCTGGTGCAGTTCCACTCCATCACCGGGTGCGTCGGCGAGTTCGTCGACGCCATCGGCGCCGATATCGACGCCGTCAAGAAGGAGGTCCCCTGCGGCGAGCTGGTCGACCAGATCATCGCGCCGGTCAAGGAGCACGTGAGCCTCCTGCTGGGGACCCTGGGCAACCTGGCGCTGGTGGTGGGGAAGGAGGCCTCGTCGTTCAACCCGTACTCGGTGTTCGAGCTCAAGCGGCAGAAGGACCAGCCGCCCACCACCTGGTTCTGGGCCGACTACCTCCACTACGTGCGCTCGGGGCGGTTCGTGGCCGCGCTGCTGGCGCGCGCCCGCACCGACCCCAAGTACAAGGACCGTCCCGGCCTGTACGCCTACGCGCTCGGCTACCTGACGCACTACGTCACCGACACGGTGGGCCACCCCTACGTCAACCAGGTGGTCCAGGCCCCGTACCGGCTGTACTGGCAGCGCCACGCGCTGGTCGAGAACTTCATCGACGCCTACGTCTGGGACCAGTGGCACGCACCCCAGGCCGGCGAGCTGAAGAAGGACATGCCGCTGGACAAGATCGAGGCGAAGCCGCACGGCGACGTGGGCAAGGGGGCGCCGTTCACCTTCTCGCGGCTGCACCGGCTGGTGAAGGTGGGCACGGTCTCGGGCCCCGACCCGCTGGACCAGCTGGTGGAGGGCTTCTGCGACGTGCTGGGGCAGGGCGCGCAGGCGCTGGGGATGACGGCGCTCTTTCCGCAGCTGGCCAAGCACCTGGCGGAAGACGAGGCGAAGGACGCCGACTTCAAGCTGTGGACGGAGCTGCTGAAGGACAGCCTGAACGACTGCTACGGCTCCATCCCGCGCCCGAAGGGGCTGGTGAACCCCCAGAACCCCTCGGGAATCCCGCGGCCCGACGACATCGCCAGCGCCTACGCCACCATGCGCTTCTTCCTGCGGCTGGCCACGCAGGTGAGCGTCCGCGAGCCCGAGTTCCCGAACATCGCCGGCGACGTGCAGAAGACGCTGGAGAAGATCTACGACGCGGTGGAGGAGGAGCTGAAGAAGATCCCCGACCCCCCGGTCGGCAGCCCCGGCGGCAAGCCGAGCCTGAAGAACCTGCTCAAGTCGCTCCGGAAGATGCTGGAGTGGCTGGTGGAGGCGGCCACCCGGGTGGTGAAGGCGGCGCTCCGGGCGCTGGAGGAGCTCTGCAAGGGGGCGGGCGTGATCGCCGCCGACGTGGTGAAGGCGGCGCTCTACATCCCCGCCAAGGCGGTGTGGGCCCTGTACCAGGCGCTGCGCGAGGTCCTGGTGCTCTCGGCGTACGCCGAGCCCTTCACCGGCGACCTGTTCGCCCAGCTGGGCAGCTCCAACGCCGTTTTCTTCTGGGCGTCGCTGGGGAACGAACCCCGTCCCGAGACCGTGGACACGGACAACACCGGCGCGGGCATCAAGCCGGGGCCGGTGCAGGAGTTCGTGGACGGCAAGGGAAAGGTCCCGCAGGCCGAGCTCTTCAGCGACTACGAGCCGTCCGTTCCACCCATCGAGCTGTGGAACGTGCGCGAGCCCCCGACGGTGAAATGGATCGCGCCGTACCGGCATGGAGACCTTCCCGACGCGTTCATCGGCGACATCGACGCGAAGCTGGATGGCAAGGACGACATGTTCTCGCCCGGCGGGCCGGTCCCCCACGACAAGACGCAGCTCACCTACGACCCGGCCAGCGAGCACCGGCGCAACTTCGGCGGCGCGCTGGAGAACTGCGTGAAGGCCATCGGGCTGGTGGAGAAGATCCTCGCCACCCCGGGGCTCACCACCCAGCAGGCCGCGGAGAAGCTGCGCGCCGTGCTCCCCGACTACAACCTGGACGGCGACCGCGGCTACGCCTGGCCGTGCTGGCAGGTGGACAAGGGCACCACGCTCCACCCCACCAAGAACCTGGACAAGCCCCGGAAGGTGCGTCCGTTCGAGGAGACCCTCTGA